The following proteins are co-located in the Desulfoscipio sp. XC116 genome:
- the rplI gene encoding 50S ribosomal protein L9 yields MQVILLEDVKKLGQKGQVIKVAEGYARNFLLPKGLAMEASKGKLKDLEKQNQVRAEQRKKIEEQARTLARQLEGLKLVMQTRVGDAGKLFGAINNKDIAEFLSNKHGLSVDKKKIVLKAPIKALGEYAVTIKLHPAVQVQINVEVVPE; encoded by the coding sequence ATGCAAGTAATTCTTTTGGAGGATGTTAAAAAGCTGGGCCAAAAGGGACAAGTGATTAAAGTTGCCGAAGGTTATGCCAGAAACTTTTTACTTCCCAAAGGTTTAGCGATGGAAGCGTCTAAAGGGAAATTAAAGGATTTGGAAAAACAAAACCAGGTGCGGGCTGAACAAAGAAAAAAAATAGAAGAGCAGGCCCGGACTTTGGCCCGGCAGTTGGAAGGTTTGAAACTGGTTATGCAAACCAGAGTAGGTGATGCCGGTAAATTATTTGGTGCTATTAATAATAAAGATATAGCCGAATTTTTAAGCAATAAACACGGGCTGTCAGTGGACAAGAAAAAAATTGTGTTGAAAGCCCCTATTAAAGCACTGGGCGAATATGCCGTTACTATAAAATTGCACCCGGCGGTACAGGTGCAAATAAATGTGGAAGTGGTTCCGGAGTAG